The genomic interval AGCGGATGCTCCTCCGCGGGTGGCGCCGGTTCGGGCCGATGTACTTCCGTCCCGCGTGCCAGGCGTGCAACCAGTGCGTCTCGCTGCGGCTGCCGACGGACACCTTCAAGCCCAACCGGAGCCAGCGCCGGGCGAGGGCCGCGTGTGCCCACTTCCGCGTGGAGGTGGGGCCCCCCCGGGTGGACGAGGAGCGGCTGGCGCTCTACCGCGCCTGGCACGCGGAGCGCGAGCAGACGCGCGAGTGGGATGCCTCGCCGCTGGGCCCGCGCGACTACTTCCTCCAGTTCGCCTTCCCCCACCCGGCCGCGCGCGAGGTGGCCTACTACGACGACACCGCCGAGGGTGGGCCGAGGCTGGTGGGCCTGGGCATCTGCGACGAGATGCCCCGCGCCTGGAGCGCGGTGTACTTCTTCTACGACCCGGCCTATGCGAGGTACTCACCGGGCTCGGCCAACGTGGTGTTCCAGGTGGAGCTGGCGCGGGCGCGGGGCATCCCGCATGTGTACCTGGGCTATCGCGTCCAGGACTGTGCATCCCTGCGCTACAAGGGGACGTTCCGCCCCCACGAGCTGCTCCAGGGCCGGCCCGGACCGAGGGAGACTCCGGACTGGCGCCCGGTGGACACCTCCGAGGACTCCCAGCCGTAGAGCGCGCTACCGGCCAGCTTCCAGCCGCCAGTTCCAGAGCTGCTCGTACTGCTTCATCATGACGCGCATGGGCGTCAGCCGGATGGACTGCTCGCGAAGCCAGACCGCCAGCGGGTTCTGCCACTGCCCGACGACGCCGAACATCCACGAGCCCCGCTGCAACCAGGAGGTCCGCGACTGACGCCGGGCCTCGTAGCGCCGCAGCCCGCTCGCGATGTCCTCCGTCTCCTCCAACGCAGCGGCGAGTACGACGGCGTCCTCGATGGCAGAGCACGCCCCCTGCCCCAGGTTGGGCATCATCGGATGGGCGGCGTCCCCCAGCAGCGACACCCTCCCCTCGCCCCACCGTTCGAGCGACAGGCGGTCATGGAGATCATTGCGGAGCACATCCGCCTCATCCGTGGCCGCGATGAGCTCGGAAATGGGGGCGTGCGCCGTCCGGAAGGTCTCCAACAGGAAGGCCTTGTCGCCCCCGGGGACGGGCTTCTCCTGGGGCCAGTTGACCGTGGCCCACCAGTAGACGAGGTCCTCTCGCACGTAGCCCGCGGCGAAGCGGACCCCCGCTCCCTGGGTCTCGCGAAGGATGCCTCGAGGGAGCGCCGGGTGCTCGAAGGAGCGCACCAGGCCGCGCCAGCACGGATAGCCGGCGTAGCGCAGGGGCTCGCCCGGGTGGAGCCGCGCACGTACCACCGAGCGCAGGCCGTCCGCCCCCACCAGCACATCCCCACGCGCCTCGCGTCCATCCTCGAACCAGGCCCTCACGGTGCGCCCATCGTCCTCGAAGCGCGCCAGCCGTGCCCCCAGGTGCACCCCTTCGTTTCCGAGTGCCTCGTGCAGCGCCCCGTGCAGGGCCGCGCGGTGGAACAACGTGGGCGGCGCATCCGCGCAGAACCCAAGCTCCGCCGAGCTGCCCCGCACGAGCGGAGTCCCTCGCCACGAGCACATCTCGAAGTGCGTCATCTCCGCCCCCCGCTCCGCCACGTGCCGCAGCCCCAGCCCGAACAGCACGCGCATGGCGTTGGGGGAGAGCATCAGCCCCGAGCCCACCTCGCGCAGTCGCGGCGCCTGCTCGAACACCTCCACCTCCCAGCCGCTCCGCCGCAAGGCGAGTGCCGCCGTCAGCCCGCCAATGCCACCGCCAATGACCAGGACCTTCCGCTCCGCTCCGCGCATGTGACACCCCCGACATTTCCGAACATGTTCTAATTTGAACGCGTTCGGAAATCCAGCGCCCCCTGGAGCGGAGCTGATGGCGGGCTCAAGTCCGGCTCTTGCGTCCGGGGGAGGTGTCGGGCCGGAGACCGCGCAGTTGAAGCTCCAGGCTGGTGCGCAGGGCGGCCCGGGTGTCCTCCTGCCCTCGAATGCCGCTCAACCAGGCGGAGAGGTGGAAGAGGTACAGCCCGAACAGGTTGGTGGCGGCGGAGAGGGGCTCGATCCGCGAGTCCACCTCACCCCGCTGCTGGGCGCGCCCGACGAGCCCGCCCACTCGCTGGATGACGCGCAGGCCACGCTCCAACCGGGGCCCCATGTCGCCCGCTCCGGGGAAGAGGGTCTCGCGGACATAGAGGCGGGACATCTCCGGGTCGCGCGCGTAGTGGTCCATCATCCTGCCGAAGACGTGCAGGAGTGCATCCACCAGACCCGCGTCCTCCGGGAGGGAGGCATAGGACTCGTCCTCCACGCGCCCCCAGTCGTCGAGGAAGACGAGATCCAACAATTCATGCTTCGTCTGGACGTAGGAGTAGAGCGTGCCCAGGCCGATGCCGGCGTGCTCGGCGATCTGCCGGATGGTGGTGGCCTCGAAGCCCTGGCGGGCGAACAACTCCCGCGCCGCCTTCTTGGCCCGCTCCAGCTTCTCGCGCTTGTTGCGCTCCCGAAGACCCTCGGCCATCGGCTCCCTCTCCCGGTCCTTTTTGAACCCCTTTAGCGGGAAAGCGCTGCCGGGCCCACGGCAACGTGTGTAGTGTGCGCGGCGCAATGGCCACTCCCGTCGTCAGGTCCAAGCCGCTCCCCTCCGCCACTGCCCCCTCCCGGCACGTCTATGACGTGATCGTTCTGGGCAGCCAGCTCGGCGGGGCGCTCGCCGCGGCGCTGCTCGCCAAGCGGGGCTACAGCGTGCTCCTGGTGGAGCATGACGGTACCGGCCCGGGCTACGAGCACGACGGCTACGTGCTGCCCTACGCCCCCTTCATTGCCCCGGCCCTCAAGACGATGCCCGCGGTGGAGGAGGCCTTCACCGAGCTGGGCATCACCACCACGCTCCATCGCCACCAGCAGCCCCATGTGCCGGAGCTGCAGCTGGTGATGCCGCGCCACCGGGTGGATCTGCACGCCGACGCGGCCCGCCGTCGTGCCGAGCTCGTCCGCGAGTTCGACGCCCAGGGCGAGCGCATCCTCGCGGACCTCGCCGCCACGGCGACCCAGCACGAGACCTCGGACGCCTTCCTCAAGGAAGCCCCGCCGCTGCCCCCGGACGGCTTCATGGAGTCCTGGAACCTCAACAAGCGCGTGCGGCAGCACCCGG from Archangium lipolyticum carries:
- a CDS encoding TetR/AcrR family transcriptional regulator encodes the protein MAEGLRERNKREKLERAKKAARELFARQGFEATTIRQIAEHAGIGLGTLYSYVQTKHELLDLVFLDDWGRVEDESYASLPEDAGLVDALLHVFGRMMDHYARDPEMSRLYVRETLFPGAGDMGPRLERGLRVIQRVGGLVGRAQQRGEVDSRIEPLSAATNLFGLYLFHLSAWLSGIRGQEDTRAALRTSLELQLRGLRPDTSPGRKSRT
- a CDS encoding arginyltransferase — encoded protein: MAIILGHTIEAPGPCSYLPDQLSSLEQLVMQNVSAEEYERMLLRGWRRFGPMYFRPACQACNQCVSLRLPTDTFKPNRSQRRARAACAHFRVEVGPPRVDEERLALYRAWHAEREQTREWDASPLGPRDYFLQFAFPHPAAREVAYYDDTAEGGPRLVGLGICDEMPRAWSAVYFFYDPAYARYSPGSANVVFQVELARARGIPHVYLGYRVQDCASLRYKGTFRPHELLQGRPGPRETPDWRPVDTSEDSQP
- a CDS encoding FAD-dependent monooxygenase — protein: MRGAERKVLVIGGGIGGLTAALALRRSGWEVEVFEQAPRLREVGSGLMLSPNAMRVLFGLGLRHVAERGAEMTHFEMCSWRGTPLVRGSSAELGFCADAPPTLFHRAALHGALHEALGNEGVHLGARLARFEDDGRTVRAWFEDGREARGDVLVGADGLRSVVRARLHPGEPLRYAGYPCWRGLVRSFEHPALPRGILRETQGAGVRFAAGYVREDLVYWWATVNWPQEKPVPGGDKAFLLETFRTAHAPISELIAATDEADVLRNDLHDRLSLERWGEGRVSLLGDAAHPMMPNLGQGACSAIEDAVVLAAALEETEDIASGLRRYEARRQSRTSWLQRGSWMFGVVGQWQNPLAVWLREQSIRLTPMRVMMKQYEQLWNWRLEAGR